CGCTGGCCCTGGACGAGGCGCTCGACGAGCTGACGGCGGTGATCCGCGAGGCGCAGGACGAGTCGGGGGGCAGCGCGTACGAGCGGCTGCGGGCGGTGGTGCGGGAGAGCGTGCGGGTGCTGGTGGCCCACCAGCCGGCGGTGACGCTGCTGCTGCGGGTGCGCGGGAACAGCGAGGTGGAGCTGGCGGCGCTCCAGCGGCGGCGGTGGATCGACGCGCGGCTGGCGGAGCTGGTGCGGGCGGCGGCCGCGGAGGGGGCGGTGCGCGGCGACGTGCCGCCGGAGCTGGTGAGCCGGCTCCTGTTCGGGATGGTCAATTCGCTGGTCGAGTGGTATCGGCCGGGCGGGGAGGTGAGCGCGGACGAGCTGTCGGACGCCATCACCGCGATCGCGTTCGACGGGCTGGCGGCGCCGCCGGCCTGAGGGGTCAGGCGTCGAAGTCGACGGTGACGGTGTCGCTGACGGGGTGGGACTGGCAGGTGAGCACGAACCCGGCCGCGACCTCGGCGGGTTCCAGGGCGTAGTTGCGGACCATGTCGACCTCGCCGTCGGTGACGCGGGCGCGGCAGGTGCCGCAGACGCCTCCCTTGCAGGCGAACGGCAGGTCGGCGCGGGTGGCCTGGGCGGCGTCCAGGATGCGCTGGTCGCGCGGCATCGGCGCGGTGCTCGACCGGCCGTCCAGCACGACGGTGACCTCGCTGGTCTCGCCGGTGGCGGCGGGGGCGTCGCGCCGCACCTCGGGGGGCGGCTCGTCGACGTAGAACAGCTCGACGTGCACCTTGTCGCGGGGGACGCCGAACTCGCCGAGGACGTCGCGGGCGGCGGTGACCATGGGCAGGGGGCCGCAGAGCCAGACGTGGTCGACGTCGTCGACGGGCGTCACGGCGCTCAGCAGGCGGCGCAGGCGGTCGGCGTCGAGGCGGCCGGAGAAAAGCTCGACGTCGCGGGGCTCGCGGCTCAGCACGTGGACGAGCTGGAACCGCGGGCCGTAGCGGTTCTTGAGATCGCCGAGCTCCTCGGCGAACATCACCGTCCCGCTGGTGCGGTTGCCGTACAGCAGCCGCACCTCGGTGCCCGGGTTGGCGAGCACGGTGGCGGCGATGGAGATCATCGGGGTGATGCCGGAGCCCGCCGCGATCAGCAGGTGCCGTCCGGGCTCGGCGGGGTCGGCCCGCAGGCTGCCGGAGGGGACCTGGACGTCGATCTCGGTGCCGGGGCGGACCTCCCGCACGAGCCAGGAGGAGAACAGGCCCTCGGGGATCTCGCGGACGCCGATCCGGGGCCGGGCGCCCGCCGGGGCGCAGATCGAGTACGACCGGCGGTGCTCCCGCCCGTCGATCACCCTGCGCAGCGTGAGGCTCTGGCCGGCCGCGAACGCGTAGTCGCCGGCGAGTTCGGGCGGGACGTCGAACGTCACCGCGGCCGAGTCGTCGGTCAGCCGGTCGACCGCGGCCACCTTCAACGGGTGGAACGTCGCTGGCGCCACCGCTAGATCTCCTTCACGTGCTCGAACGGCTCAAGGCAGCCGGTGCAGCGGTACAGCGCCTTGCAGGAGGTGGAGCCGAACTCCGAGGTCAGCTCGACCGACGCCGATCCGCAGCGGGGGCAGCGCAGCCTCCGGCGGGTCGGCGCCAGGGTGAGCGCGACGGGCCCGGAGGGCGCGGGGGCCGGGCCGGGCGGTGAGATCCCGGCGGCGGCGAGGGCGGCCCGGCCCCGCTCGCTGATCCAGTCGCTGGACCAGGGCGGGGACAGCTCGATCTCGACGCGCACGTCGGCGTATCCGGCGTCGGTGAGCCGGTGGACGAGGTCGTCGCGCATCGTGGCGAGCGCGGGGCAGCCCGAGTACGTCGGGGTGATCGCCACGGTGACGGCGGAGCCGTGCTCCTCGACGCGGCGCAGCACGCCGAGGTCCTCCAGGGTCAGCATCGGCATCTCCGGGTCCCGGACGGACGCGGCAACGGCGCGGGCGGTGCCGGGCACGGCGGTCACCACCGTCCCAGGGGGTGGGCGCGGGCGACGACCTGCATCTCGGCCAGCATCCGGCTCAGCGCCTCGGTGTGGGCGCCGTCGCGTCCGGCGCGCCCGCCGAGCAGCCCGGCCTGCGGCACCTCGGGCCGCTCGACGCCGCTCGCGGCGAAGACCTGCGCGAGCACGGCGTCGGCGTCGCCGGCGGTGGCGGCCGGGTCCACGGCGACGCCCGCCTCGGCGAGCGCCCGCTCCACCGGGTGGGTGCGGAACAGTTCGTCGTGGTGGCGCCACACCTCGTCGAGCCCGGCGAGGACGCGGCGGCGCGACTCCTCGGTGCCCTGGGCGAGGGTGAGGAACCACCGGCCCGCGAAGTCGCGGTGGTAGGCGAGCTCCTTGGCGCCCTTGGCCGCGACGGCGGCGAGGACGGCGTCGCGGCTGCCGGTGAGGCGCTCGAACAGCGCCAGCCGGGCGGTCGCGAACACCAGGACGCGGGCCATGGTGTGCCCGAAGTCGCCGTTCGGAAGCTCGGCGAGGCGCACGTTGCGGTAGGCGTCCGCGTCGCGGAAGAACGCCAGCGCGTCCTCGGCCGGGACCGGTGAGCCCTCCGGCAGCGGCGGGACGACCGACGGGTCGGCGGCGGCGGCGCGGGCGAGCAGCAGCCGCGCCTGGCCGAGCAGGTCCAGGGCGATGTTGGCGAGGGCGATGTCCTCTTCGAGGTCGGGCGCGTTGCTGCACCACTCGGAGAGCCGGTGCGACAGGACGAGGGCGTCGTCGGCGAGCATCAGGCAGTACGTCGCGAGCGCGCGGGGGTCGACGCCGCCCGGGACGGTCGTGTCGACGCCGGCCAGCGGGTCCTCGAAGTCGGTCCCGAACGCCCACTGGGAGCTGTCGCCGTCCAGGAGCCCGTCGTAGACCGAGCCGTGCTGACTATCCATCGCGGCCCTCACATGTGCGGGACGTTCTCGGGGATGTCGTAGAACGTCGGGTGCCGGTAGACCTTGTCGCCGCTGGGGGCGAACAGCGGGTCCTTCTCGTCCGGGCTGGAGGCGGTGATGGCGTCCGACCGCACCACCCAGATGCTGACGCCCTCGTTGCGGCGCGTGTACACGTCGCGCGCGTGCCGGACGGCCATCTCGTCGTCGGGGGCGTGCAGCGACCCGACGTGCACGTGGTTGAGGCCGCGCTTGCCGCGCACGAACACCTCGTAGAGCGGCCACTCGCTCATGTCCCGGCTCCTTCCTCGTCACCGCGGGCCTGCTTGCGCGCGAACGCGGTCGCGGCCTCGCGGACCCAGGCGCCGTCGTCGTGGGCCCGGCGGCGGTGCGCCAGCCGCTGGGCGTTGCAGGGGCCCTCGCCCTTGATGACGGCGGAGAGCTCCGACCAGTCGGGCTCGCCGAAGTCGTGGGCCTGGCGCTCCTCGTTCCACCGCAGGTCGGGGTCGGGGAGCGTGACGCCGAGGGCCTCGGCCTGCGGGACGGTCATGTCGACGAAGCGCTGGCGCAGCTCGTCGTTGCCGTTGCGTTTGATGCCCCACGCCATGGACCGCTCGGAGTTCGGCGAGTTCGCGTCGGGGGGGCCGAACATCATGAGGGAGGGCCACCAGAACCGGTCCACCGACTCCTGCACCATCCGGCGCTGCTCGCCGGTGCCGCGCATCATCGTCATCAGCAGCTCGTAGCCCTGCCGCTGGTGGAAGGACTCCTCCTTGCAGATGCGGATCATCGCGCGGCCGTAGGGGCCGTAGGACGTCCGGCACAGCGGGACCTGGTTGCAGATCGCCGCGCCGTCCACCAGCCATCCGATCGTGCCGACGTCGGCGTAGGAGAGCGTGGGGTAGTTGAAGATCGAGGAGTACTTCTGCCGGCCGGTGAGGAGCATGTCGGTCAGCTCGGCGCGGGACACCCCGAGGGTCTCGCACGCCGAGTACAGGTACAGGCCGTGCCCGGCCTCGTCCTGGACCTTGGCCAGCAGGATCGCCTTGCGGCGCAGCGAGGGCGCGCGGGTGATCCAGTTGCCCTCCGGCTGCATCCCGATGATCTCCGAGTGCGCGTGCTGGGCGATCTGGCGGACCAGCGTCCGGCGGTAGGCGTCGGGCATCCAGTCGCGCGGCTCGATCCGGTCGTTGCGCGCGATCGTCGCCTCGAACCGCTCGGCGGGCGCCGGCTGGGGCGCGGTCTGCGGCGTCGTCATGGGCTCCTCCCGCTGGGGACCCGGCTGGACTCGGCCTATTTACTGACCGATCGGTCTGTATTCAGGGTGGCACAGGCTCCGCGAGGGCGCAAGGAGGGCAGCGCACCCGTCCCGCGGCACGACCGGGGCCTCAGTCGTCCCAGGCCTCCCACTGCGCGCCCCTGCCCCGCGCCTCGTCGAAGACCAGCCAGGTGCGGGTCGCCCGGACCCCGGGGATGTCCTGGATCCGCTCCAGCACCACGTGCCGGAGCGCCTCGTTGTCCGGGGCCCTGACCAGGGCCAGGACGTCGTAGTCGCCGCCGACCATCGCGAAGTGCTCGACGTAGGGGGTGTCCTGGAGCCGGGCGGAGACCGAGCGCCAGGAGTTCTGCTCGATCGTGACCGAGACGTAGGCGCTGGTGCCGAGGCCGGCCTTGTGCGGGGCAAGCTCGGCGGTGAAGCCGGTGATGACGCCGTCGTCCAGCAGCCGGGTGAGCCGCGCGTAGGCGTTGGCGCGCGAGACGTGCACGCGCTCGGCCAGCGCCCGCACCGAGAGCCGGCCGTCGCGCAGCAGCTCGGCGATGATCGCGCGGTCCACGGCGTCCAGCCGCGCGGCAGAACGTCCGGGCCGGACGCCCTCGGCGCCCACGTCGGATGACATTTGGTGCCCCCAAAGACGCTGAACGAGCCATTTGTCGCTCATTGTGCCCCATGTCTTGAGCAGATCGTCGACCGAGCGGACGATCGAACCGACAACCGTCCACGGGAAGGGAGCGGCGCCATGTCCGTGCGGACACCTCATCAGGAGGTCGAGGGCCTTCTCCCCTCCGCCGTCCCGGTGCGCTTCGTCGCCGAGGACGGGACGGACGCGGGGCGGCAGGCCGAATACAGCGCCCCGCAGGACGGGACGCTGGTCGAGGCCTACCGCCGGATGGTGCTCGGCCGCCGGTTCGACCGGCAGGCCACCGCGCTGACCAAGCAGGGCCGGCTGGCCGTCTACCCGTCCAGCCGCGGGCAGGAGGCCTGCCAGATCGCCGGGGTGCTCGCGCTGCGCGAGGACGACTGGCTGTTCCCCACCTACCGCGACTCGGTGGCGCTGGTCGCCCGCGGCATGGACCCCGTCGAGGTGCTCACGCTGCTGCGCGGCGGCTGGCACTGCGGCTACGACCCGGCGGCCACGCGCGTCGCGCCCCAGTGCACGCCGCTGGCCACCCAGACGATCCACGCCGTGGGCATGGCCGACGCCGTGCGCCGCAAGGGCGAGGACGGCGTGGTGATGGCGTTCGTCGGCGACGGCGGGACCAGCGAGGGCGACTTCCACGAGGCGCTCAACTACGCCGGGGTCCTGCGCGCGCCCGTGGTCTTCTTCGTCCAGAACAACAAGTACGCGATCTCGGTGCCGCTGGCCAAGCAGACCGCCGCGCCCGCGCTGGCCTACAAGGGGATCGGCTACGGCGTCCGGTCCGAGCAGGTCGACGGCAACGACCTCGTCGCGGTCCTGTCGGTCCTGACCGCCGCCGTCGAGCACGCCCGCTCCGGCGGCGGCCCGTTCCTGGTCGAGGCGCACACCTACCGCATGGACTCCCACACCAACGCCGACGACGCCTCCCGGTACCGCGAGGACGAGGAGGTCGCGCGGTGGGAGGCGGCCGACCCCCTGGCGCGGCTGGAGACCCACCTGCGCGGGCGGGGCCTGCTCTCGGAGGAGGACGTCGCGTCGGCCCGGGAGGCCGCCGAGGAGTACGCGGCGCGCCTGCGCGACCGGATGGCCGCCGACCCGGAGGCCGACCCGTTCGAGCTGTTCGACCACGTCTTCGCCGAACCCACGCCCCAGCTGCGCGAGCAGCGCGCCCTGCTGGCGTCCGAGATGCTCCCCGGGGAGGACTGACATGCCCGCGACGACGATGGCGCAGGCGCTGAACGCCGCGCTCCGGGACGCGCTGGCCGAGGACGAGCGGGTGCTGGTCTTCGGCGAGGACGTGGGGCCGCTCGGCGGCGTCTTCCGCATCACCGACGGGCTCACCCGGGACTTCGGCGAGGACCGCTGCTTCGACACCCCGCTGGCCGAGTCGGGGATCGCCGGCCTGGCCGTGGGCATGGCGATGGGCGGCTTCCGGCCCGTGGTGGAGATGCAGTTCGACGCCTTCGCCTACCCGGCCTTCGAGCAGATCGCCTCGCACGTGGCCAAGTTCCGCAACCGCACCCGCGGCCGCCTGTCGCTGCCGATGGTGATCCGCATCCCCTACGCGGGGGGCATCGGCGGCGTCGAGCACCACTGCGACTCCAGCGAGGCCTACTACGCCCACACGCCGGGTCTGAAGGTCGTCACGCCCGCCACCGCCGACGACGCGTACTGGCTGCTGCGCGACGCCGTCACCGACCCGGACCCGGTCATCTTCATGGAGCCGAAGCGGCTGTACTGGGCCAAGGGCGACGTCAGCCGCGAGAACCGGCGCGCCGCCGGGTTCGGCCGGGCCGCGGTGGTCCGCGAGGGGCGGGACGCGACGCTGGTCGCCTACGGCCCGAGCGTCCCGGTGGCGCTGGAGGCCGCCGAGGCCGCCGCGCGGGAGGGACGCGACCTGGAGGTGGTGGACCTGCGCACCATCGTCCCGTTCGACGACGGGACCGTCGCCGCCTCGGTGCGCAGGACGGGCCGGTGCGTGGTCGTCCAGGAGGCCCAGGGGTTCGCGGGCGTGGGCGCGGAGATCGCGGCCCGCGTGCAGGAGCGCTGCTTCCACTCGCTGGCCGCGCCGGTGCTGCGGGTCTCCGGGTTCGACATCCCCTACCCGCCGCCGAAGCTGGAGCACTCGCACCTGCCGGACGCCGACCGCGTGCTGGACGCCGTCGACCGGCTCCAGTTCGACGACGTGCCCGACGTCGCGCACCTGGACAGGGAGGCCTCGTGACCGCCGCCGCCCGGCAGGTTTTCCGCCTGCCCGACCTCGGCGAGGGCCTGACCGAGGCCGAGATCGTCGAATGGAAGGTCGCCGCGGGCGACACCGTCGAGGTCGACCAGGTCGTGGTGGAGGTCGAGACCGCCAAGGCGGCGGTGGAGGTGCCCGTCCCCTACGCGGGGACCGTCCTGAGGCTGCACGCGGAGGCGGGCGCGGTCCTCGCGGTCGGCGAGCCGCTCATCGAGGTCGGCCCCGCCGACGCCCCGGACGCGCACCCGGACGCCGCCCGCTACCGCGAGGAAGAGCAGGCCGGGTCCGGCAACGTCCTGATCGGCTACGGCACCGGCCACGGGCAGGGCCGGCGCGGACGGCGCCGCGCGGGCGGTCCGAAGGCTCCGGCGGCGACGCCCGCCCCCGTGGCTCCCGCTCCCGCGGCCCCCGCTCCCGTGGCCCCGGCTCCCGCGGCTCCCGCTCCGGCGCCCCGCCGGGCGGACGCCCCCCGCGTGATCTCCCCGCTCGTCCGCAGGATCGCCCGCGAGCACGGCCTCGACCTCGGCGCCGTCGCTCCCACCGGGCCGCGCGGCGTGATCCTGCGCCGCGACGTCGAGCAGGCGATCGCGGCCGCCGGCACGGCCGCCGAGACGGCCGCCGAGGCTCCGGCGCCCGCCGCCCGGCCGATGCCCGAGCGGATTCCGCTGCGCGGGCTCCGCCGCGCCGTGGCCGACAAGCTCACCCGCAGCCGCGCCGAGATCCCCGACGCGACGACCTGGGTGGACGCCGACGCCACCGCCCTGGTCGAGGCCAAGGACGCGCTGCGCCGGTCCCGCCCCGAACTCGGCGTCGGGCTGCTGGCCCTGCTCGCCCGCATCTGCGTGGCCGCTCTGCGCGAGTTCCCCGAGCTGAACTCCTCGGTCGACACCGGCCGGCAGGAGATCGTCCGGTACGGGCACGTCAACCTCGGCTTCGCCGCGCAGACCGACCGCGGCCTCGTCGTGCCGGTCGTGCGGGACGCGCACCTCATGACGACCGCGCAGATCGCCGCGGAGCTGGCCGGGCTCACCGGCCTGGCCCGCTCGGGCTCGCTGCCGCCCGAGGCGCTCACGGGCGGCACGTTCACCCTCAACAACTACGGCGTGTTCGGCGTGGACGGCTCCACCCCGATCATCAACCATCCCGAGGCGGCGCTGCTCGGGGTCGGCCGGATCATCGACCGCCCCTGGGTGGTGGACGGCGCGGTCGTGCCGCGCAAGATGACGCAGCTCTCGCTGACGTTCGACCACCGGGTCTGCGACGGCGGCGCGGCGGGCGGGTTCCTGCGGTTCGTGGCCGACTGCGTGGAGAACCCCGCCGTCCTGCTCACGAACCTGTGACGGCCGGGGGCGGGCGCCGGCAGGCGAAGCCGCCCCCGGCACCGTGGTGGTCCGGCGGTCAAAGGCCTCGGACGGCGGCGACGGTGAAGGGCGTCTGCGGGGTGCCCTCGCCAAGCGGGCCGCCCCTGTCGAACTGCGAGCGGACCACGTACAGCGTCCCGTGGCGGCGGACGAGCGTCGTCGGGACCTGGAGGGACGGGTCCTTCAGCGTGCGCTCGAGCCGGGCGCGCGTCCCGTCGGGCGCGACCCGCCAGCGGGTGAGGACGTTGTCGACGTTGTTCGCCGTCCAGAGGAGCCCGTGCTGGAGTTCGAGGCCGTCGGCGTTGCGCATGTCGCCGCAGCTCAGCACGGCCTTGCGAATGCCGCCGGTGGCGAGGTCCAGCCGGTAGAGGTCGCCGCCGAGCATGTCGTCGGTCAGCAGGAACCGCCCGGTGGGGTCGGCGACGATCCCGTTCAGGGTGAAGTCGGCCGGTTCGTGCGGTTCGAGGACGTCGCTCAGGTCGAAACGGGGCGACAGCGTGCCGGTCCCGCCCCGGGCCGCGTCCAGGTCGTGCGGCGTGACCTCGTAGACGACGGCGCGGGAGCTGTCCGTCAGGTAGACGTCGCCGCCGGGGGCGACGGCGAGGTCGTTGACGAACCGGGCGCCGCCGCCCGGGACGACGAAGCGCGCCAGCAGGGCGCGGCTCCGGGCGTCGTAGACCGCGACGCCGGACGAGGAGTCGATCACCCACAGCCGTCCGGCCCGGTCTGCCTTCAGCCCGTTGGCGGTGTGGCGGCCGTCGGCTCCCGCGGGCAGGAACACCTCGGCCGTGCGGTGGCCCGGGCGCATGCGGTAGACCGTGCCGTCCTCGAAGGACCCGGCGTACATCGTCCCGGTGCGCGGGTCCGCGGCGATGCCCTCCGGGTACACGCGGTCGCCCGGCAGGACGTAGGCCGTGGAGATCCGCGCCGCGGCGGCCGCGGAGGCGGGCGCGGGCGCGGCGGAGACGGCGAGGGCGGCGGCGGCGAGACCCGCCACGGCCGCCGCGGTGGAGCGCTGGGTGCGCGGCATGACTTCTCCGTTCGAGTTACATCATTAGTACGCATACATACGATAGTTAGAACTCTAATGCTCGTCAACGGTCTTCCCTTCGACGGCTCGATACCATGCGGGAATGACCTCGTTGCCCGTCCCGGAGCGGCTCGGCTCGCACCTCAAGCGCGCCGAGCAGGCGCTCAGCGGCGCCAAGCAGGCGGCGCTGAAGCCGAGCGGGCTCACGAGCCCGCAGTACGCCGCCCTGCTGCACCTCGCCGACAACCCGGGCATGTCGGCCGCCGCCCTGGCCCGCAAGTGCGCCGTCACCCCGCCGACGATGAACACCGTCCTGAAGAACCTCCAGGAGCGCGGGCTGATCGAGCGCACCCCGCACGAGTGGCACCGCAACATCCTGGAGACGCGGCTCACCGCCGAGGGCGAGGCCGTCCTGGAGAACGCCGACGCCCGCGCGGTCAAGGTGGAGCGCGGGCTCGCCGCCGAGTTCACCGACGCCGAACGGCGGACGCTGATCGACCTGCTGGGCCGGTGCGTCGGCTTCCTGGAAGCCGCCCGATCCGCGCCCGGCGACTGAGACACTCCCTACGGAACGGGACGAACCGCGCGAGCACCGGAGGAGCCATGGGCGACGGGGTCCAGCACGACAGGTCGGGCCAGCTCAAGCAGATCGAGAGCGGGCTGCTGCCCGGCGAGCAGATCATCGCCGTCTACGACGCGATCGGCGCCGGAACCGGGTTCATCGGGCTCACCGACCGCCGGGTGATCATCCAGGACCGCAGCTTCGCCGGCAAGAAGTACGCGATCACCAGCGTGCCCTACTCCCGCATCACCTCGGTGAGCGTGGTGAGCAACAAGTCGTGGGCCGGGTCCTACTTCTCCACCGGCTCGATCGCGATCAACGTCGGCACGCACACTTACGAGGTCGAGTTCCGCGGCGCCGACAAGAGCCACCACGTGCACAACGTGATCCTCCAGTACATCTCCGCCTGACAGGCGCCCCGGCTCCCCGGCTCCCCCGGGCGCGTCAGACGACGACCGCGGCGGTGGAGCCGGCGCGGTCCTTGGTGACGCGGAGCTGGGCGGGGATGCGGGCCCGCAGCTCGGCTACGTGGCTGACGATGCCGACCGCCCGGCCGCCGTCGCGCAGGCCGTCCAGGACGTCCATCACCTCGTCGAGGGTCTCCTCGTCGAGCGTGCCGAACCCCTCGTCGACGAACAGGGTGCCGATCTCGGTGCCGCCCGCCTCGGCGGTGACGACGTCGGCGAGGCCGAGGGCCAGCGCCAGCGAGGTGATGAACGACTCGCCGCCCGACAGGGTGACCGGATCGCGCGTCAGGCCCGTCCAGGAGTCGGCGACGCGCAGGCCGAGCCCCCCGGCGCCCTTGGTGCGGTCGCCCGCCGCCCTGTCGGTGGTGTGGACGAGGGCGTAGCGGCCCCCGGACATGCGGTGCAGCCGCTCGTTCGCCGCGGCGACGACCTGTTCGAGGCGGGCGGCCAGCACGTACGCCGACAGCGACATGGCGTGCCGGTTCGCGGCGTGCTTGCCCGAGGCGAGCCCCGCCACGCGCTCGGCGACCTCGTGGCGCCCGGCGGCGGGACGCCACGCGCCGACGGCGGCGGCGAGGTCCGCGCGCAGCTCGGCGAGCCGCTCGCAGCGGTGCCGCGCCCGGTCG
The sequence above is a segment of the Actinomadura coerulea genome. Coding sequences within it:
- a CDS encoding MarR family winged helix-turn-helix transcriptional regulator encodes the protein MTSLPVPERLGSHLKRAEQALSGAKQAALKPSGLTSPQYAALLHLADNPGMSAAALARKCAVTPPTMNTVLKNLQERGLIERTPHEWHRNILETRLTAEGEAVLENADARAVKVERGLAAEFTDAERRTLIDLLGRCVGFLEAARSAPGD
- a CDS encoding TetR family transcriptional regulator — its product is MGDLAEELGFSKSAIYHHVPGKTHLLALALDEALDELTAVIREAQDESGGSAYERLRAVVRESVRVLVAHQPAVTLLLRVRGNSEVELAALQRRRWIDARLAELVRAAAAEGAVRGDVPPELVSRLLFGMVNSLVEWYRPGGEVSADELSDAITAIAFDGLAAPPA
- a CDS encoding Lrp/AsnC family transcriptional regulator, with amino-acid sequence MSSDVGAEGVRPGRSAARLDAVDRAIIAELLRDGRLSVRALAERVHVSRANAYARLTRLLDDGVITGFTAELAPHKAGLGTSAYVSVTIEQNSWRSVSARLQDTPYVEHFAMVGGDYDVLALVRAPDNEALRHVVLERIQDIPGVRATRTWLVFDEARGRGAQWEAWDD
- the paaE gene encoding 1,2-phenylacetyl-CoA epoxidase subunit PaaE, producing the protein MAPATFHPLKVAAVDRLTDDSAAVTFDVPPELAGDYAFAAGQSLTLRRVIDGREHRRSYSICAPAGARPRIGVREIPEGLFSSWLVREVRPGTEIDVQVPSGSLRADPAEPGRHLLIAAGSGITPMISIAATVLANPGTEVRLLYGNRTSGTVMFAEELGDLKNRYGPRFQLVHVLSREPRDVELFSGRLDADRLRRLLSAVTPVDDVDHVWLCGPLPMVTAARDVLGEFGVPRDKVHVELFYVDEPPPEVRRDAPAATGETSEVTVVLDGRSSTAPMPRDQRILDAAQATRADLPFACKGGVCGTCRARVTDGEVDMVRNYALEPAEVAAGFVLTCQSHPVSDTVTVDFDA
- a CDS encoding dihydrolipoamide acetyltransferase family protein; translated protein: MTAAARQVFRLPDLGEGLTEAEIVEWKVAAGDTVEVDQVVVEVETAKAAVEVPVPYAGTVLRLHAEAGAVLAVGEPLIEVGPADAPDAHPDAARYREEEQAGSGNVLIGYGTGHGQGRRGRRRAGGPKAPAATPAPVAPAPAAPAPVAPAPAAPAPAPRRADAPRVISPLVRRIAREHGLDLGAVAPTGPRGVILRRDVEQAIAAAGTAAETAAEAPAPAARPMPERIPLRGLRRAVADKLTRSRAEIPDATTWVDADATALVEAKDALRRSRPELGVGLLALLARICVAALREFPELNSSVDTGRQEIVRYGHVNLGFAAQTDRGLVVPVVRDAHLMTTAQIAAELAGLTGLARSGSLPPEALTGGTFTLNNYGVFGVDGSTPIINHPEAALLGVGRIIDRPWVVDGAVVPRKMTQLSLTFDHRVCDGGAAGGFLRFVADCVENPAVLLTNL
- the paaC gene encoding 1,2-phenylacetyl-CoA epoxidase subunit PaaC, which encodes MDSQHGSVYDGLLDGDSSQWAFGTDFEDPLAGVDTTVPGGVDPRALATYCLMLADDALVLSHRLSEWCSNAPDLEEDIALANIALDLLGQARLLLARAAAADPSVVPPLPEGSPVPAEDALAFFRDADAYRNVRLAELPNGDFGHTMARVLVFATARLALFERLTGSRDAVLAAVAAKGAKELAYHRDFAGRWFLTLAQGTEESRRRVLAGLDEVWRHHDELFRTHPVERALAEAGVAVDPAATAGDADAVLAQVFAASGVERPEVPQAGLLGGRAGRDGAHTEALSRMLAEMQVVARAHPLGRW
- a CDS encoding alpha-ketoacid dehydrogenase subunit beta codes for the protein MPATTMAQALNAALRDALAEDERVLVFGEDVGPLGGVFRITDGLTRDFGEDRCFDTPLAESGIAGLAVGMAMGGFRPVVEMQFDAFAYPAFEQIASHVAKFRNRTRGRLSLPMVIRIPYAGGIGGVEHHCDSSEAYYAHTPGLKVVTPATADDAYWLLRDAVTDPDPVIFMEPKRLYWAKGDVSRENRRAAGFGRAAVVREGRDATLVAYGPSVPVALEAAEAAAREGRDLEVVDLRTIVPFDDGTVAASVRRTGRCVVVQEAQGFAGVGAEIAARVQERCFHSLAAPVLRVSGFDIPYPPPKLEHSHLPDADRVLDAVDRLQFDDVPDVAHLDREAS
- the pdhA gene encoding pyruvate dehydrogenase (acetyl-transferring) E1 component subunit alpha, yielding MSVRTPHQEVEGLLPSAVPVRFVAEDGTDAGRQAEYSAPQDGTLVEAYRRMVLGRRFDRQATALTKQGRLAVYPSSRGQEACQIAGVLALREDDWLFPTYRDSVALVARGMDPVEVLTLLRGGWHCGYDPAATRVAPQCTPLATQTIHAVGMADAVRRKGEDGVVMAFVGDGGTSEGDFHEALNYAGVLRAPVVFFVQNNKYAISVPLAKQTAAPALAYKGIGYGVRSEQVDGNDLVAVLSVLTAAVEHARSGGGPFLVEAHTYRMDSHTNADDASRYREDEEVARWEAADPLARLETHLRGRGLLSEEDVASAREAAEEYAARLRDRMAADPEADPFELFDHVFAEPTPQLREQRALLASEMLPGED
- the paaA gene encoding 1,2-phenylacetyl-CoA epoxidase subunit PaaA gives rise to the protein MTTPQTAPQPAPAERFEATIARNDRIEPRDWMPDAYRRTLVRQIAQHAHSEIIGMQPEGNWITRAPSLRRKAILLAKVQDEAGHGLYLYSACETLGVSRAELTDMLLTGRQKYSSIFNYPTLSYADVGTIGWLVDGAAICNQVPLCRTSYGPYGRAMIRICKEESFHQRQGYELLMTMMRGTGEQRRMVQESVDRFWWPSLMMFGPPDANSPNSERSMAWGIKRNGNDELRQRFVDMTVPQAEALGVTLPDPDLRWNEERQAHDFGEPDWSELSAVIKGEGPCNAQRLAHRRRAHDDGAWVREAATAFARKQARGDEEGAGT
- the paaD gene encoding 1,2-phenylacetyl-CoA epoxidase subunit PaaD, whose amino-acid sequence is MVTAVPGTARAVAASVRDPEMPMLTLEDLGVLRRVEEHGSAVTVAITPTYSGCPALATMRDDLVHRLTDAGYADVRVEIELSPPWSSDWISERGRAALAAAGISPPGPAPAPSGPVALTLAPTRRRLRCPRCGSASVELTSEFGSTSCKALYRCTGCLEPFEHVKEI
- a CDS encoding SMP-30/gluconolactonase/LRE family protein gives rise to the protein MPRTQRSTAAAVAGLAAAALAVSAAPAPASAAAAARISTAYVLPGDRVYPEGIAADPRTGTMYAGSFEDGTVYRMRPGHRTAEVFLPAGADGRHTANGLKADRAGRLWVIDSSSGVAVYDARSRALLARFVVPGGGARFVNDLAVAPGGDVYLTDSSRAVVYEVTPHDLDAARGGTGTLSPRFDLSDVLEPHEPADFTLNGIVADPTGRFLLTDDMLGGDLYRLDLATGGIRKAVLSCGDMRNADGLELQHGLLWTANNVDNVLTRWRVAPDGTRARLERTLKDPSLQVPTTLVRRHGTLYVVRSQFDRGGPLGEGTPQTPFTVAAVRGL
- a CDS encoding PH domain-containing protein, whose product is MGDGVQHDRSGQLKQIESGLLPGEQIIAVYDAIGAGTGFIGLTDRRVIIQDRSFAGKKYAITSVPYSRITSVSVVSNKSWAGSYFSTGSIAINVGTHTYEVEFRGADKSHHVHNVILQYISA
- the paaB gene encoding 1,2-phenylacetyl-CoA epoxidase subunit PaaB, with the protein product MSEWPLYEVFVRGKRGLNHVHVGSLHAPDDEMAVRHARDVYTRRNEGVSIWVVRSDAITASSPDEKDPLFAPSGDKVYRHPTFYDIPENVPHM